TGGCCGACGCCGTCGGCCTCGACGAGGACAGTCGGTGGCTGGTGAAGCAGGGGCCCGGCCGCATCCCCACGATCGGTGACCTGTTGGACATGGTGGAGAAGGCCTGGGAGGAGCAGGCGGACACGGCGGAGGTGAAGTACGCCGTCGGCGGGCACCCCGCGCGGATCACCCTGGACGTGGACGAGAACGCCATCGACGACGAGGCCGAGTACGTCATCACCGGCTACGAGCCGGGCGCCGGTTGAGGCCGAGGGTCAGTGGGCGTTCCGGGTCGCCAACTCCGTTGCCAGGGCGCTGAGTTCCCGGGTGCGCAGCACCCGCTCCCCGAACCCCGGCAGGGGTACGTGCAGGGCTTCCAGCCAGCGCTCCGGGACGGCCTCGACGCCGTACACCGCGCCCGCGAGCCCGCCGGTGACCGCCG
The DNA window shown above is from Streptomyces akebiae and carries:
- a CDS encoding DUF6174 domain-containing protein, giving the protein MTRLCSRARSVLLAALIAGTVGTTVACDGDTAPEPKGRASPKQTTARNTVMWREPASYVYTLTSTSQALAGKFRVTVRDGEVADAVGLDEDSRWLVKQGPGRIPTIGDLLDMVEKAWEEQADTAEVKYAVGGHPARITLDVDENAIDDEAEYVITGYEPGAG